ACAAGACCGGTTTTCCATAAACGCCATTATTGGCTagtattaattatattcctagGCTTTTTTTCATATAATCTAGCTTTTCCATTGTTCCTTAATCTTGTCATTTActttaactttccctttattattttaatactaTACGTTTAACTCAGTACtctcctgtattttttttctcattctgctgctgcctgatttgCTACTTCTTGTTCAAAATGAGATGTGTTTTTGATCTGTCAGTAAGTATTCTGTCCTgcctattcaggaaggacagagagGGCAGAAAAGTTGGGGTGTatcactgtatgtaagggagcagtatgactgctcagagctccggtacgaaactgcagaaaaacctgagtgtctctggattaagtttagaagtgtgagcaacaagagtgatgtagaggtgggagtctgctatagaccaccggaccagggggatgaggtggatgaggctttcttccggcagctcgcagaagctactagatcgcacaccctggttctcatgggtaacgttaattttcctgatatctgctgggagagcaatacagcggtgcatagacaatccaggaagtttttggaaagtgtaggggacaatttcctcgtgcaagtgctagaggagccaactagggggggcgcttttcttgacctgctgctcacaaaccgggaagaattggtgggggaagcaaaagtggacgggaatctgggaggcggtgaccatgagttggttgagttcaggatcctgacacagggaagaaaggtaagcagcaggatacggactctggacttcaggaaaccagacttcgactccctcagggaatggatgggtaggatcccctgggtgactaacatgaaggggaaagtagTCCAGGAgagtggctgtatttcaaggaatccctgttgaggttacagggacaaaccatcccgatgtgtagaaagaatggtaaacatggcaggcgaccagcttggcttaatggtgaaatcctagcagatcttaaacataaaaaagaagcttacaagaagtggaaggttggacatatgaccagggaagagtataaaaatattgctcgggcatgtaggaatgaaatcaggagggccaaatcgcacctggagctgcagctagcgagagatgtcaagagtaacaagaagggtttcttcaggtatgttggcaacaagaagaaagccaaggaaagtgtgggcccctgactgaatgagggaggcaacctagtgacagaggatgtggaaaaagctaatgtactcaatgctttttttgcccctgtcttcactaacaaggtcagctcccagactgctgcgctgggcatcaaaacatggggaatagatggccagccctctgtggagaaagaggtggttagggactatttagaaaagctggacatgcacaagtccatgggaccggatgagttgcatccgagagtgctaaaggaattggcggctgtgattgcagagccattggccattatctttgaaaactcgtggcgaaccggggaagtcccggatgactggaaaaaggctaatgtagtgccaatctttaaagatctttaaatctttaaaatctttaaagatctttaaaatctttaaagaggatcctgggaactacaggcccgtcagcctcacttcagtccccagaaaaatcatggagcaggtcctcaaagaatcaatcctgaagcacttacatgagaggaaagtgatcaggaacagtcaacatggattcaccaagggaaggtcatgcctgactaatctaatcaccttctatgatgagattactggttctgtggatgaagggaaagcagtggatgtattgtttcttgactttagcaaagcttttgacacggtctcccacagtattcttgtcagcaagttaaggaagtatgggctggatgaaggcactataaggtgggtagaaagctggctagattatcggggtcaacgggtagtgatcaatggctccatatctagttggcagccggtgtcaagtggagtgccccaggggtcggtcctggggccagttttgttcaatatcttcataaatgatctggaggatggtgtggattgcactctcagcaaatttgcggatgatactaaactgggaggagtggtagatacgctggagggcagggataggatacagagggacctagagaaattggaggattgggccaaaagaaatctgatgaggttcaataaggataagtgcaggaccctgcacttaggatggaagaacccaatgcaccggtacagagtagggaccgaatggctcgggagcagttctgcggaaaaggacctaggggtgacagtggacgagacgctggatatgagtcagcagtgtgcccttgttgctaagaaggccaatggcattttgggatgtataagtaggggcatagcgagcagatcgagggacttgattgtccccctctattcgacattggtgaggcctcatctggagtactgtgtccagttttgggccgcacactacaagaaggatgtggataaattggaaagagtccagcgaagggcaacaaaaatgattaggggtctggaacacatgagttatgaggagaggctgagggagctgggattgtttagcctgcagaagagaagaatgaggggggatttgatagctgctttcaactacctgagaggtggttccaaagaggatggttctagactattctcagtggtatcagatgacagaacaaggagtaatggtctcaagttgcagtgggggaggtttaggttggatattaggaaaaactttttcactaggagggtggtgaaacactggaatgtgttgcctagggaggtggtggtatctccttccttagaagtttttaaggtcaggcttgacaaagccctggctgggatgatttaattggggattggtcctgcttttgagcagggggttggactagatgacctcctgaggtcccttccaaccctgatattctatgattctatgatttctggtGTTCGTAACTATAAGGTTGTACTATAGATACTGTTTAACACCCTCGTTGATCGCTGATTGAGAGGAACGAATTTCAGCACTTCCGGTGATGTGAGTACCTCATACTGCTTCTTTCCAGAAAAGAACAAAGCTGTTGGGGGTAGAACTGAGAAAAAGGGAAGGATCCACTCAGAGGCTGGACTTTTCAGGCAAGGTACCGCTGTTTATTGAATCAGAATTGCTAGAACCTTGCAAATTGTACTGCCCATTCCCACGCCTCCCTAACCCTGAGGAGTCAGCCTAGATGTTTACTTGTGTTACCCCTTTATTGTAAGCATTAGCCCTCCCTCTACCCAGGTGGGCAAAACCAATCTCGGTCTTGGCccaataaatgtttttttaattacgTTGCCAAATTCTTTGTGCCTGTTGATTGTTTATTCCTGTCCTGACCAGTTTGCCTTATTGGGATAGTTTTTGAGCActtggatttgatcttgtgcagGTGTGCATGAATCACAGGACTTTCCGTGCTTGTATTTGCCGGCCCTTACCAGGCAGACTTCAGCATTTAGCCTTTTATCAAGCTGTGATTACAGGGCTTCCTGTTATGCACCTTCTGCTAGCGGCTTGCCAGCCAGGATTTACTCTTGACAGTTTACCAGATAGGGCTCAGACCTGACCAAAGCAGCCCCCCACAAAAACTATTTCTTGAACATTTTTACCTTTTCTCCATCATAAACAAGTTGACTTTTCCCTTTAGAAATTGGCATGATCCTTTTATAGAATTTCTTTAGTTCTTTATCTTCTTAATAACCTCATTTTTGTGATCCTTAGCCCTAACAAGCATGGATTTTTCCCTGATGTGTTTAACgtcccttatcaattttcataACTTCCAATTTGTATTGGTGGCTATTTACCCTTTCCCTCATGTATTATATATTGCTTTCCTGCTCCCCCTTGCCTCTGATTGCAGCCTTCCCTTTGCAAATGAACCCAGGTTTTAGccaaatttgtccacattcttgaCTGTGGAATCATGGACATTTAGCTATCTACTAAACTCATCTTAAAGAACTCCCAAGTTTcattcccttttttctttctaaattttTCCTTCCAGTTTTCCTGACAATTTGCTTCAGCATTCAGGAATTAGCCCTTTTGCAGCATTCAGTCTCTATAGATATTACTGgtgggaaatattttatttttgtccatTTGAATGTAACCAGTTCCattcttttattttgttctccTATATCATATGCCTATCATATATACCATATGCCTCCTTCTTTGTCTCATCTCTAAACTAAACAGTGCCAGACTTTTTGGTCTGTCCATTAATGACAACCTTCCCCATTCTCACAGCCTGTCTCAGAAATCCCCTTTCTATCTGCTACATCATTTATAGAGACTGAGTGCCCAAAACTGAGCGCATGTCCAGAGCAGGTATTCTGCATCCCATTCCTTAGGCATCTGAACATTGTCTTTCTTTTGGGCACTGCTGTGAATGAGCAGGTGTTTCTGTATAGCTGCTATCAAATGACGGTCAGGTCTTTTCCCTGATGTGTGTTCTAGTTGGGATGTTTCCCCCAGCACATGTCTtggaaaaaggttttttttttttccactctcaGATTTTGAGCAACCAGGTGAATGGGAAACTCCCTACAGCATGGATTCTCTAGCTTTGTTTTCATTGGAACAATGATGAATAAACAGTATCTACATTTGTGTTTTCTGATGGTGACTATTAAGGTTTCCCAGACCACAATATGTAGCAATTATTGATGTATGGAGCAGCATCAGATATGGAATTGGCATTAGTAGGCTCGGTTGTTCATAATTCATTTTTTTGAAtgaatgaaaatgtcatttttcaatgCATAAAGAGTGACCAATCTGCTTCATCCACGATAACATCCACCAGAAGTGCATGTAGTGTCTCATATTTATATTGTCTCTCCATCCAGGCATTGTACTTTGGCCATCACCGTAAACCCTGGGCATATAGAAGAAGTCAGGAGAGTAGATAGCATTCTACCGCACGTGTAGGAGACACCATTCTCTCTCAGAGTTGGAcaccttctcccctcctccatgtcagattccaacacaaccgacttcaccaacccctccagcCTCATCCTGATGGGCATTCCTGGCATTGAAATGGTCCATGtgtggatctccatccccttctgcaccatgtACGCCTTAGCCgtcttggggaacttcaccatcctgttcaTTGTGAAGAGGGAGCCAAGCCTCCATGGGCCTATGTACTATTTTCTCTGCATGCTGGCTGTTAGTGACCTGGTCATGTCCACATCCACCTTACCCAAAACACTGGGCATCTactggttcaattccagggagatcgatttcagtgcctgcctcacccagatgtacttCATTCATTCCTTCTCAGTGATGGAGTCTGGGATCCTTGTGGCCATGGCTTTTgatcgctacgtggccatctgtaatcccctgagacattccactATCCTGACACTCCCCATGGTGGCCAAGATTGGCCTGGCTTTCCTGCTCCGTGGTGGCTTGCTCATACTGCCATATCCCTTGCTGGCAAGGCAatggccatattgcagaaccaacatcGTTCCCCATACGTACTGCGAGCACATGGCTGTGGTGAAGCTGGCCTGCGCTGACATCCGCATCAGTAGTTACTACAGCCTCTTTGTGGCACTCTCTGTGACCAGTCtggatatatttttaattgttgtGTCATATATTCAGATCCTaagggccatcttcagcctccccaaAAAGGATGCCCGGCTCAAGATCTTTGGGACTTGCGGCTCACACCTCTGTATCATCTTAGCCTTTCATATCCCACGTCTCTTCTCCTTTCTCACACACCGATTTGCTCAGAATGTTCCCCTTCATTTCCGCGTTCTCACTGCCAATGTGTACCTCCTGGTGCCCCCCATGCTAAATCCCATCATCTATGGGGTGAGGACCAAACAGATCCGGGGCAGGCTGATTCGGCTTTTTACTCATAAAAGGACTTAAAAGttttctcctggtgctctggctcTCAGATCATGCTTCCTGCACAGCTGGCTGGTGACGTGGTGCTGAGCCCTCTTTCCTGAGTCACTTATCAGACAGTCTTACTGTGCTGTGTCAGTGTGACAAACTGGGGAATCAGTCTGTGTACAGCTCCTTAACTCAGAGGGTtaccacctttctaattgctggtaactggaccGTGGAGGCCCTGCCTTCTCTCCTGACtcttccccaaggtcccaccaCTGTTGCttcctcctctcatccctctctcACTGCCTGGATCATctccacctctctcccccacacataCCCTAGTGGAGCTCCTTCTACTCCAGCTTTGGacaggggctgctgcagcctTAGCAGGAGCCTGCAGTGTGTGCAGCAAGGATGTGGTGACAGGGCAATCAGGAGCAGAGAGGGAAACCAGGAAGCCATATAAAAGTAGCTGAGGTTTGGGAATAGAGTTATGAAGCAGGCAGGTGAGATTGTGCATCATACAGTTTGTGGACCCTAAAGCTCAGCTACAAAGTCCTGAGGAAAGGGGGAAGCTTGTTTGgcttatttctttaacttgcagTTCCCTTTTGTTCCTCCTGACTGGGAGCCTGTAGCATCCCCTGTAGCCTGCAATGGGGATGGTCTGGGAGCCCTTTGCCCTGAGCCAGGCCTCAAGGGAAGGGCAAGGGATCAGCTTTGAAGCTAGGAGAACAGCTGAGAGAGGCAGAAGGATCAGCCCCTGCGTTAGCTGGGAAGGCAGGATGCTGGGCAGAGTCCGGGGTGACTTTGGTAGCTCATAGGGAGGGAGATAAACAGCACACCTGCCATTAGCCAGCTATTTACACACGCATGCGGCATCTTATCTGGAACTACAGGGGCCCCCGTTGCCCAGGGGCCGAAGCTGAACAGTGAAGCTGAGTCAAACATGTGCTTCTCATGTTGCTTTTTATAACTTCATCTCGCAATTCTTTAGCTTGTCTGCTAGCAGCGTCTTCCCCATGTCATGGGTGGACTGAAACACGCAACAATAAATTGATTTACCCAAGGCCACACAATGAGTTGgtgacagagctgagaatagGAACCAGGAGTCCTGAAACCCCAGCACCATTGCTGTGGCCATGAACTGCCATTGCTCTTTGATAAAGGGATTTCCattcactcctctccccccccggttcttgtcacgcagacagaaagcagcagcctgaagtgcaggcaatgcgatgtttattggggttagttccaagcaaaCATATGCAGAGCTCTACATGCCggcagagtctgtttcccagggttctgctcccagctctcaTGCCTTGGACTGTTTACCGCATGCCCCCCTTCTCAGCTCTGATCATGCAAAGCCTGGTCTGTGTCCCTATTGCCCATTCCCTAATCCCatttcccatctcctcctcctcttcctcagcagGCCCCAAATATACAAGCAATGCAGGCCCTCTGTCCAGCCCTGTGCAACTTATTGTCATGTTACCTTTTGGAGGGTTGTGAGTCTAGTGTTgtcatcccacctcttttgtatctcatgggagggatgaggagtgaggttgtgctgcagtcagggacaggc
The nucleotide sequence above comes from Caretta caretta isolate rCarCar2 chromosome 1, rCarCar1.hap1, whole genome shotgun sequence. Encoded proteins:
- the LOC125641155 gene encoding olfactory receptor 52E2-like produces the protein MSDSNTTDFTNPSSLILMGIPGIEMVHVWISIPFCTMYALAVLGNFTILFIVKREPSLHGPMYYFLCMLAVSDLVMSTSTLPKTLGIYWFNSREIDFSACLTQMYFIHSFSVMESGILVAMAFDRYVAICNPLRHSTILTLPMVAKIGLAFLLRGGLLILPYPLLARQWPYCRTNIVPHTYCEHMAVVKLACADIRISSYYSLFVALSVTSLDIFLIVVSYIQILRAIFSLPKKDARLKIFGTCGSHLCIILAFHIPRLFSFLTHRFAQNVPLHFRVLTANVYLLVPPMLNPIIYGVRTKQIRGRLIRLFTHKRT